Genomic window (Amaranthus tricolor cultivar Red isolate AtriRed21 chromosome 7, ASM2621246v1, whole genome shotgun sequence):
ATTGGCTACGCTGGTAATCGACCATGAATTGGTTGAATCGGCTCTACTGCGCCTCTATCCGGTCAAGCCGCTGATCAAAGCCGTCCATACGCAGATGTAAACGCTGTAGGGAGGCCAGGACGGGATCAGGGTCGGATGGTGGGGTGATGGTGGGGGTGGAGGTGCTGCATGAGAGGTGCCACCAAACTCGTAGGTAGAGGATGTGCCTCCTTGTTCAAATGCCGGTGAGGGGCGACGTTCCTCGTTTGTGGAGGAAGAGCCACCTCGTCCTCGACGAGAGTACTGATTGTGGAAAGCCTGTGGTGGTGGCCTTTCCACTGTTAGAGGGTCAGGTGCTCGCCTTTCTGGTCCAAAGAGATATGTGGGACGATTTGGGATTAAATCGAGAAGATCTTGGGTGAGGAGAGGGATACCAATTTGTTGGTCATGAATCTTCCACCATGTTTGACCATTAGTAAGCTCTAGCCACTTAGATTGAACTAAGTGGATCATACTGATGGTGGTGGTCTCTCTAGATTATACCCTTTCCCCTCTCCAACCAAAATGCATAGCAATTTTGATGATGAGTCCGCTAAACTGTATCGGTGTACGAACAATATTAGGTTGATTAATGGTATGGCGGAGTGTGTGGACTAGAAGCCTAGCTAAGTTAAAGGTTAAACCCCATTCAGGGCGGAGGAATGAGCCTAAAGTAATCAAATCATTACTATTGGCCTTATTGGACTCAAATTTGGCCGTGATAATGAAAGCTATGAACTTGAGCCAAATCTTGATGACAGGGTGATGGACCTTTTTTAGAACTAAGTTCTGCAGGTTGGTCAAGTGTTCTCCTGATATTAACGGCCAAATTTGGGAAGGGTGCTGCTTATAATCTAATCCCCCTCCGGTTTTGTTCAGACCAAATAAATCTGCAAGCTCAGTCATAGTGAGTTGTCGCTCAATTCCATCTATCCTAAAATATAATGAGGTCTCCCCATAATCATCCTGTGTTATGGTCAAGGAACTCAGAAACTCGAGGAGTAATTCGAGGTATGTTTCCCTATGCGTATTAAACATAAAACCCATGCCTATGGCTCTAAAAAAATGCATAGCATACTCATATAAATCTAGGTTTCTAAGCACATTAGCACAAATAAACCAAGTGGTAATGATAGGTCTTTCCTTGAGGTTTTGAAACTTATCTCGTTGATCTTCATTCCTGAAAACAATGTTGGGGTAGTCCTCATCCGGTTCAATTACTGGTTCTTGTTGTGGTGATGGAGTCCTTTCTCTCCTTCTTTGCCTCCTAGGTGCTATAGcttgtttttgttgatgaatttccTATAACAAAGACTGACAACAagcaaagaacacaaaatcTCTACTAAAAAGCAAAGATTATTAGTAGAAAGCAAATTAAAACTCAAATcttaaataatttaacaaattttatCTCAATCTTACAAACCCTAAATTGGATGGATGTTGGTGAGAATGGAGCAATGTGGATGTAAATGATGAATTTGAAGAGTgaaatgttgttgttgatgagtgAAATTAGAAGGATTgaaggattttagggtttaggatttgaGTTTGTAGTGAGAGAAAGTGATGCTACTCGAGTGAAAATGGTGAGAAATGAGGGTTTAGTCGAGCAAATCTGGTTTTAAACAAGCATTCTGTCAGAATCTGCTCCACACTCGACCTGTCGAGAGAAGTACAGGTCTCATTTTTTTTGCGTTCTGTTCAGCTGCTAAGTATTCTGGAAATATTTGCTAAATTTCTCGAGTTGTCAAGCGAGCTATAGAAGGgctgctcgactggtcgagcaacTCCCCTGTTCCATTGTCTAATGCCTAATGGTTGCTCGACCCGAGCGGACTTTGCTCGGCTGGTGGAGCGGGGTGTTTTTCAGCTAATATCTCATTCAGACCACCTGTAGTGCAATGTCACATTTAAAATACCCTTTTGCTTGACCCTGCAACATCACTTCTGCAGATTTCTCAATTGTATGCACACTATGAACAAATCAACTATCAAATCCTGCATCCATTAACTTAGTACAAGCATGCTATATAAAATATGATacataaatgaaaacaaaaacaagaaataaaagtgAATATACACAAAAACATACCAAAAGTTGGGTTGCCTCCCGACAAGCGCTTGTTTAAGGTCGTTAGCTTGATCGTTGCGCATTATTCATTCAGAACACGTAAGGGCTCAAACGGCATTACCACTGGCCCTGCTAAAGGTTCACCTGCGCGATAGTGTTTGACACGTTGACCATTCACCTTGAATGTTTCCCCTTTCGCATTCGACAGCTCAAGGAAACCATAGAGGAATACCCTTGTGATCTTGAATGGACCCGTCCAACGTGACTTCAGTTTTCCTGGAAATAACCTCAAACGGGAGTTGAATAGTAACACCAATTGTCCAACCTCAAAGTTACTTCTGATAAGACTTTTGTCATGCCATCGCTTGGTCATTTCCTTGTATAGCCTCGAACTCTCGTACGCATCCAAGCGTATCGCATCAAGTTTGTTGATATCCAACAATCTCTTCTCACCAACACGCAGTAGATCATAATTAAGGGCTTTGATTGCCTAAAATGCTCTATGTTCAAGCTCTACTAGTAAATGGCATGGCT
Coding sequences:
- the LOC130818551 gene encoding uncharacterized protein LOC130818551, giving the protein MTLFGPTEQNPYWNYTLQAIKALNYDLLRVGEKRLLDINKLDAIRLDAYESSRLYKEMTKRWHDKSLIRSNFEVGQLVLLFNSRLRLFPGKLKSRWTGPFKITRVFLYGFLELSNAKGETFKVNGQRVKHYRAGEPLAGPVVMPFEPLRVLNE